A part of Microbulbifer sp. MI-G genomic DNA contains:
- a CDS encoding efflux RND transporter permease subunit gives MVTSQPKGLIARIISLCASKPGITLVLAAIAALAGYRALINVPLDAIPDLSDAQVIVMTEWPGRSPDLVEDQITYPLSSALLGLPKVKSVRGQSFLGLSFVYAIFEDGTDIYWARSRVLEYLNQATAQLPENVQPTLGPDATGVGWVFQYALVDRSGKNDLQELRALQDFKLRYWLTSVAGVAEVASIGGFEKEYQVQIDPYRLGMFNIPLGKVVEAIRRSNNDTGGRVLEIAGHEHMVRGRGYIQSVRDLEQVVIGVNAEKIPVTLNQIADISLGPAMQRGIAELDGEGQTVGGIVIMRYGENALKVIERVKQRIEEVSAGLPEGVELVVTYDRSDLINSAIDNLKHTLLEEMLVVAAVIALFLLHVRSALVAVITLPIAVLLAFIPLSIQGLTANIMSLGGIAVAIGAMVDAAVVMVDNIHKQLVANSGKALSAGERRDLIIGAMQAVGPSIFFSLVIITVSFLPVFALEATEGRLFKPLAFTKTYSMAFAALLAITLIPALAVLLIRGKFRSTENPVTRVLVKTLQPVVHYCIRRRKVVSVLSLLALVSMAYPISRLESEFMPPLNEGSILYMPTALPGMSVTEAGKVLQQMDTELKRFPEVERVFGKIGRSNSATDPAPLSMVETVISLKPKSQWRPDLSWDDLLAEMDEKLRFPGMPNIWWMPIQTRTEMLATGIRSQLGIKVFGDSLEEIEQTTLAIEAALRTDDRTAKATRSVFAERLTGGYFLDFDIDRTRASRHGLNVQDIEDVISAAAGGLATTQTIEGRERYDVLVRYARDYRDTPEQLEQILVPASDGAQIPLNQLANLHYRTGPPMIRNEDGQLVGLVFVDLKSGVAVADYVSRARQVVADQISLIPGQRIAWAGQYQYLERAKSRLQWLVPLTLLAICFLLYLHRGRLADTLFVLTAMPMALIGAFWLLYLLEYKLSVAVWVGMIAMAGLAAEMGLLMLHYLSATNSVLTGPVPGPVDATRHVAQAAASRIRPMLMTSLTLLISLIPIMISDGTGADVMKRIATPMVGGTVSTLVFVLLVMPGVFFQWQSRIPRR, from the coding sequence ATGGTAACTTCCCAACCGAAAGGACTGATTGCGCGCATTATCAGCCTCTGTGCCAGCAAACCCGGCATTACCCTGGTCCTTGCGGCTATAGCTGCACTGGCAGGCTACCGTGCACTGATAAACGTCCCTCTGGATGCCATCCCAGACTTGTCCGATGCCCAGGTTATCGTGATGACAGAATGGCCCGGTCGCAGCCCTGACCTGGTGGAGGACCAGATCACCTACCCCCTCTCCTCTGCGTTGCTGGGGCTCCCCAAAGTTAAATCTGTGCGAGGCCAGAGCTTCCTCGGACTCAGTTTTGTCTATGCCATTTTTGAAGACGGCACCGATATATACTGGGCTCGGTCGCGGGTTCTGGAGTACCTGAACCAAGCGACAGCTCAATTGCCTGAGAATGTACAACCCACCCTGGGCCCGGATGCCACCGGTGTGGGATGGGTATTCCAATACGCCCTGGTGGATCGCAGCGGCAAGAACGACCTGCAAGAACTGCGCGCCCTGCAGGATTTCAAGCTGCGTTACTGGCTTACCTCGGTTGCTGGGGTTGCCGAAGTGGCCTCCATTGGCGGCTTCGAGAAGGAATACCAGGTGCAAATCGACCCCTACCGCCTGGGGATGTTCAATATTCCCCTGGGTAAAGTGGTCGAAGCCATCCGCCGCAGCAATAACGATACCGGCGGGCGCGTGCTGGAAATTGCCGGCCACGAACACATGGTGCGCGGTCGCGGTTATATCCAAAGCGTCAGGGATCTTGAGCAGGTTGTCATCGGAGTCAATGCGGAAAAGATTCCCGTGACCCTCAACCAAATTGCCGACATCAGCCTGGGGCCGGCCATGCAGCGCGGTATTGCCGAACTGGATGGCGAAGGGCAGACCGTGGGCGGTATTGTCATTATGCGCTACGGAGAAAATGCCCTCAAAGTGATCGAACGGGTCAAACAGCGTATCGAGGAAGTCAGCGCCGGCCTGCCCGAGGGTGTGGAACTGGTCGTGACCTATGATCGCTCAGACCTGATCAACAGCGCCATCGACAACCTCAAACACACCCTGCTGGAGGAAATGCTGGTGGTCGCAGCGGTAATCGCGCTGTTCCTGCTGCATGTGCGCTCCGCACTGGTGGCGGTCATTACCCTACCCATTGCTGTACTGCTGGCTTTTATCCCCCTTTCCATCCAGGGGCTGACTGCCAATATTATGTCCCTGGGCGGTATCGCTGTGGCTATCGGTGCCATGGTGGATGCGGCTGTGGTGATGGTGGATAACATTCACAAACAGCTCGTGGCAAACAGCGGCAAAGCGCTCTCTGCTGGCGAGCGCAGAGACTTGATCATCGGCGCGATGCAGGCAGTGGGTCCGAGCATTTTCTTCTCTCTGGTGATTATCACGGTTTCCTTCCTGCCAGTATTCGCACTGGAAGCCACCGAGGGCCGTTTATTCAAACCCCTCGCCTTCACCAAAACCTATAGCATGGCCTTCGCCGCACTGCTCGCCATCACCCTGATCCCGGCCCTGGCGGTGTTATTGATCCGCGGTAAATTCCGCAGCACAGAAAACCCGGTGACGCGGGTGCTGGTGAAAACCCTGCAACCGGTGGTTCACTATTGTATCCGCCGGCGCAAAGTGGTCTCCGTCTTGTCGCTGCTGGCTCTGGTCTCAATGGCCTACCCCATCAGCAGGCTCGAGAGTGAATTTATGCCGCCATTGAATGAAGGCAGCATTCTCTATATGCCCACAGCCCTGCCCGGCATGTCTGTAACCGAGGCGGGCAAAGTGCTGCAGCAGATGGATACCGAACTGAAGCGGTTCCCCGAAGTGGAGCGAGTATTCGGCAAAATTGGTCGCTCCAACAGTGCAACTGATCCGGCGCCGCTCTCCATGGTGGAAACCGTGATCAGCCTGAAACCAAAGAGCCAATGGCGTCCCGATCTTAGCTGGGACGACCTGCTCGCGGAAATGGATGAAAAACTGCGTTTCCCCGGTATGCCCAATATCTGGTGGATGCCAATCCAAACACGTACGGAAATGCTGGCGACCGGTATTCGCAGCCAACTCGGTATCAAGGTATTCGGCGATAGCCTGGAGGAAATTGAACAGACCACCCTGGCCATTGAGGCCGCCCTGCGCACCGATGATCGCACCGCAAAGGCAACCCGCAGCGTCTTCGCCGAACGGCTTACCGGTGGTTACTTTCTGGACTTTGATATTGATCGCACAAGGGCCTCTCGTCACGGCCTCAATGTCCAGGACATCGAGGATGTCATTTCGGCTGCCGCCGGCGGACTCGCCACTACCCAGACCATTGAAGGGCGCGAACGCTACGATGTCCTGGTGCGCTACGCCCGCGACTACCGGGATACCCCGGAGCAGCTGGAACAGATATTGGTACCAGCATCGGACGGTGCCCAGATACCACTGAATCAATTGGCAAATCTCCACTATCGTACAGGCCCGCCGATGATTCGCAACGAGGATGGACAGCTTGTGGGGTTGGTATTTGTCGATCTGAAAAGCGGGGTCGCTGTTGCTGACTATGTGAGCCGCGCACGGCAAGTGGTTGCGGACCAGATCTCTCTCATACCCGGCCAGCGCATTGCCTGGGCCGGCCAATACCAGTATCTGGAACGTGCGAAATCCCGTCTGCAATGGCTGGTACCACTGACTCTACTAGCCATCTGTTTCCTGCTTTATCTACATCGCGGACGCCTGGCTGACACACTCTTTGTACTTACAGCCATGCCCATGGCCCTGATCGGTGCCTTCTGGCTGTTGTACCTGCTGGAGTACAAACTCAGCGTCGCTGTGTGGGTTGGCATGATTGCCATGGCGGGGCTCGCAGCAGAAATGGGATTGTTGATGTTGCACTACCTGTCTGCCACAAACAGTGTACTGACTGGTCCCGTGCCCGGCCCTGTGGATGCCACAAGACACGTAGCTCAAGCTGCAGCCAGCCGTATCCGACCGATGCTGATGACCAGTCTTACCCTGCTAATTTCTTTGATACCAATCATGATCTCCGATGGTACTGGCGCAGATGTTATGAAACGTATTGCCACACCCATGGTCGGGGGCACGGTAAGCACACTGGTGTTTGTACTGTTGGTGATGCCAGGGGTATTTTTCCAATGGCAGAGTAGAATCCCCCGTCGGTAA
- a CDS encoding S8 family serine peptidase — MIRKMYQISAIQAVLLLTLSGCGSDNNSSSPAPGSVVFDTPPTVNNVTIDGAKQWIPISGKQLGSDPDGDALTYSFSEKNEIINPVDGVYTFSHGQLSLIGDQFEYTSISGQAASIAYTVTANDASASATIKITNVANDPLAYQQWSLRNTGQKAYALFVENETEELVAGEDMNVAAAYAQGVTGAGVTAVVVDSGLEIRHEDLIGNVLPNRSINLNASAIDRTDPTSTSNSGDHGTSVAGLIAAKGWNNIGSRGVAPDTGLIGMNYLGVDKIAQTELLIHGFPGSGISADEEISAFNRSYGHTTPAFYTYSALDEAIESYPNLMLRGGKGALSMKSSGNAFGGSGRDNREGSLCADNGANQLGLTCYNSAFQTSHAHPYYLNVAAVNANGKHTSYSTAGASIMVSAPAGEFGVSAPAMVTTDQMTCINGTSGFNSRQIDIYGEELAAFIFSFNYPGHPENVGCNYISTFNGTSSAAPNASGVVSLILSANPELTWRDVRHILASTSTMNDPENEKVELPIGEGSFVAHAGWIENAAGYHFNNLYGFGRVDAGAAVAMALNYSESLGEQIITEWQGLGSTAGEAALEAIIPDNNATGVSQEIEVTEDIIIEAMQFEFDIRNDHMGFILNDSLLTSAGNDLALEVISPSGTRSVLLSSKQAAIAPSQNFTDGPSLGYIMDGVVVLSNAFYGENAKGSWTIRALDTGETNIEFSRTNNFSGATGLINNPVESVLEGVSLRTFGRAAQ; from the coding sequence ATGATTAGAAAAATGTATCAAATTTCTGCAATTCAAGCAGTACTTTTATTAACATTATCAGGCTGTGGAAGCGATAATAATTCGTCTTCTCCTGCTCCTGGCTCCGTTGTTTTTGATACTCCACCAACTGTGAATAATGTCACTATAGATGGAGCAAAGCAATGGATTCCGATATCTGGAAAACAATTGGGCAGCGATCCAGATGGTGATGCTTTAACGTATAGTTTTTCAGAAAAAAATGAGATTATTAATCCTGTTGATGGCGTTTATACATTTAGTCATGGTCAATTATCATTAATTGGTGATCAATTTGAATATACTTCGATCTCAGGACAAGCCGCCTCTATTGCTTATACTGTAACAGCAAATGATGCTTCAGCTTCTGCAACCATTAAGATCACGAATGTTGCAAATGACCCTTTAGCTTATCAACAATGGAGCCTGCGCAATACAGGCCAAAAAGCTTATGCACTATTTGTAGAGAATGAAACCGAAGAACTTGTTGCTGGCGAAGACATGAATGTTGCAGCTGCTTATGCTCAAGGTGTCACAGGTGCCGGTGTGACAGCGGTTGTTGTAGATTCAGGCTTAGAAATTCGCCATGAAGACTTGATAGGTAATGTATTACCAAATCGCTCTATCAATTTAAACGCATCAGCAATTGACAGAACAGACCCAACGAGCACTTCTAATAGTGGTGATCATGGTACTAGTGTGGCTGGCTTAATCGCAGCTAAAGGCTGGAACAATATAGGTAGCCGTGGTGTAGCCCCAGACACAGGGCTAATCGGTATGAACTATTTAGGTGTAGATAAAATAGCACAAACAGAGCTATTGATTCATGGATTTCCTGGAAGTGGTATTTCTGCAGATGAAGAAATTTCAGCATTTAACCGTAGTTATGGTCATACCACCCCTGCATTTTATACTTACTCAGCTTTAGATGAAGCTATTGAATCTTACCCGAATCTGATGCTTCGAGGTGGCAAAGGTGCCTTGAGCATGAAGTCTAGTGGCAATGCTTTTGGGGGCAGCGGTCGCGACAACCGTGAAGGTTCTTTATGTGCTGATAATGGTGCTAATCAGTTAGGCCTAACATGTTATAACTCAGCGTTCCAGACTAGTCACGCTCACCCATATTACTTGAATGTTGCAGCGGTGAACGCTAACGGTAAACATACAAGTTATTCAACAGCTGGCGCAAGCATAATGGTATCTGCTCCTGCTGGTGAATTTGGTGTTTCTGCTCCTGCCATGGTAACAACTGATCAAATGACTTGTATTAATGGTACTTCTGGCTTTAATAGTAGACAGATAGACATATATGGCGAAGAACTTGCAGCCTTCATATTTTCATTCAACTACCCAGGCCATCCAGAGAATGTGGGTTGTAACTATATTTCAACCTTCAATGGTACGTCTTCTGCTGCGCCGAATGCATCCGGTGTTGTGTCTCTAATCTTATCAGCAAACCCAGAGTTGACCTGGCGTGATGTTCGACACATTTTAGCTTCGACAAGCACTATGAATGACCCTGAAAACGAAAAGGTTGAACTGCCAATTGGAGAGGGCTCTTTTGTTGCTCATGCTGGCTGGATTGAAAACGCAGCTGGTTATCACTTTAATAACCTTTATGGCTTTGGTCGAGTTGATGCAGGTGCAGCTGTTGCCATGGCTTTAAATTACTCAGAGAGCCTTGGCGAGCAAATTATCACCGAATGGCAAGGCCTGGGCTCAACTGCTGGTGAAGCCGCCTTGGAGGCGATTATTCCAGACAATAATGCAACTGGTGTGAGTCAGGAAATCGAAGTTACAGAAGATATTATTATTGAAGCTATGCAGTTCGAGTTTGATATTCGCAATGATCATATGGGCTTCATTTTAAATGACAGTCTATTAACCTCAGCTGGTAACGACTTAGCGCTTGAAGTCATTTCTCCTTCAGGCACCAGAAGTGTTTTACTTTCTTCCAAGCAGGCAGCAATAGCACCTTCTCAAAACTTTACTGATGGACCTAGCCTTGGTTACATCATGGATGGTGTCGTAGTTCTTTCCAATGCATTTTATGGTGAAAATGCTAAAGGATCTTGGACTATCAGAGCATTAGATACTGGTGAAACTAACATCGAATTCTCACGCACGAATAACTTTTCTGGGGCGACAGGCCTGATAAATAATCCTGTAGAGAGTGTTCTGGAAGGTGTATCACTAAGAACATTCGGACGTGCAGCTCAATAA
- a CDS encoding efflux RND transporter periplasmic adaptor subunit: MNRLNRIGYLALGLMFAAATGAFFWKGHFPQSANRAADFIQTGPFQVAVSIDPLKPRAGRNQLRVEVRDSQGNPVAGAQVRAVAEMPAMGAMPAMRAQAAFSETAPGIFQGEMELAMVGSWPMVVDVATGHDQHVDLSFDMSTNRKGLQLKSAPRASDAAYYTCAMHPSVKSADPGACPICGMDLQPVRHDELNSNSLVVESARRQAIGIKTGIVERKPFSLPVHLHGQVTYDETRLRDISLRFDGWIGDLDADFVGKQVNRGDVLFTVYSPELLAVQDEYLKARRRGDALEQAARRRLLLWGLSATQIDWLAEQQKAQDYIPIFAPASGVIIEKNIVAGSSFEKGKNLLRIADLSRIWIEAHAYEDQLPLLQVGMPARVRLTNVQHRDIPATLTQIDPFLNHSNRSARLRVSLPNTTGELRPGVFADILLSAELGNQLVVPRDAVLISGNKRIVFRDLGEGRLEPVQVRTGYGDSNQIVIRSGLLAGDRIITSGVFLIAAESRLKSGAQQW; the protein is encoded by the coding sequence ATGAATCGCCTTAACCGTATTGGCTACCTGGCCCTGGGACTTATGTTTGCGGCGGCGACAGGGGCTTTTTTCTGGAAAGGCCACTTTCCACAATCGGCAAACAGGGCGGCGGATTTTATTCAAACCGGCCCATTCCAGGTTGCAGTGTCCATCGATCCCCTCAAACCCCGCGCAGGCAGAAACCAACTGCGTGTCGAAGTGCGGGATTCACAGGGCAATCCGGTAGCCGGTGCCCAGGTGCGCGCTGTGGCAGAAATGCCCGCCATGGGCGCCATGCCGGCGATGCGGGCCCAGGCAGCCTTCAGCGAAACAGCCCCTGGTATTTTTCAGGGCGAGATGGAACTGGCGATGGTGGGTTCCTGGCCAATGGTGGTAGATGTGGCTACCGGCCACGATCAGCATGTGGATCTCTCCTTCGACATGAGTACCAACCGCAAGGGGCTGCAACTGAAGTCGGCACCACGGGCTTCCGATGCCGCCTATTACACCTGTGCCATGCACCCTTCGGTCAAATCCGCTGATCCTGGGGCCTGCCCAATTTGCGGTATGGATTTACAGCCGGTGCGTCACGACGAGTTAAACAGCAACAGCCTTGTAGTGGAAAGTGCCAGGCGCCAGGCCATTGGTATCAAAACCGGCATCGTGGAACGCAAACCCTTCTCATTGCCAGTGCATCTGCACGGCCAGGTGACCTATGATGAAACCCGCTTACGCGATATCAGCCTTCGTTTCGATGGCTGGATCGGCGATCTGGATGCGGACTTCGTAGGCAAACAGGTCAACCGCGGTGATGTACTGTTTACTGTATACAGCCCGGAACTGCTGGCAGTGCAGGATGAGTACCTGAAAGCTCGTCGCCGGGGGGACGCCCTCGAACAGGCAGCGCGCAGGCGTCTACTGCTGTGGGGGCTTTCCGCAACACAAATTGACTGGCTGGCAGAACAGCAGAAAGCGCAAGACTATATACCGATCTTTGCCCCCGCCAGCGGGGTGATTATCGAGAAAAATATCGTTGCCGGCTCCTCCTTTGAAAAAGGGAAGAACCTGCTGCGAATTGCCGATTTGAGCCGGATATGGATCGAAGCTCACGCCTATGAAGATCAGCTCCCCCTTCTGCAAGTCGGTATGCCTGCCAGGGTGCGCCTCACCAATGTTCAGCACCGGGACATACCCGCCACACTTACCCAGATAGACCCCTTCCTCAACCACAGCAACCGCAGCGCACGCCTGCGTGTGTCGCTACCCAATACCACTGGCGAGCTGCGCCCCGGTGTGTTTGCAGACATCCTGCTCAGTGCCGAGTTGGGCAACCAACTGGTGGTTCCGCGGGATGCCGTGCTGATATCCGGCAACAAACGCATTGTGTTTCGCGATCTGGGTGAAGGCCGCCTGGAGCCGGTTCAAGTTCGCACAGGTTATGGGGACAGCAACCAGATAGTGATCCGCTCCGGCCTGCTGGCCGGGGACAGGATAATCACTTCCGGCGTTTTTCTGATCGCTGCGGAAAGCCGTCTGAAGTCGGGGGCGCAACAATGGTAA